tgcccAGATTTACTTTCCAATATCTAATTATTAAATCAATTGATCCAATTCCCTTAATTTCAGCTGGAACTTGCATCAAGAACATAATTGATCTCTACATTTATCCTAGTCTCAGAAGGTCCATGGTCAGATCTGGCCTGGTCAGACTTGTCTCATGTGACGCATGTGACATtacaaaatcttattttttaaaatatcataatcagtatcacattttttatttgttttctacatttattataaataaaCAGCCAAAATCAACCCAAGTTAGATAAAGCAAaccaataaaaatgaattttttgaaaagaaaaagaaaattagtaATTATTGCATAATGTTGCCtcatgaaatcatgtttcattatGATGCTAgcatatattttacaaattagacAGTCTAATttgtgatattatatatatttatacatgtacattttgaggtcaaattTAGACCTCAAATAAAGAATGATAAGAAAAATGTCATAAAACTCATGCCACCAACTAGGGTCTTGATTTGGCTGCAAGTTTTCAACATACTTGAAAGCATTTTCTACATAAATATGACAGGAGTAGGCCTACTTTTCTGGCAGTCATTCAAGcagtaagcagaaaaaaatgagacctccatttgaattatatttttttgttttgtgggTTTTGAAAAGTATGTCATTGCAATTGATTTTATAAAACATTGTTGATAGTAATTAATTACTTTTGCCATTGACTCAATCCAGGTTAAAGAATTAGAATCATGTGATTCTTTTCAAACAtatgttttttgtgtgtacacacacttatatttttattttatcctaCAGTTCCACAAATTCAGCAGAAACTGTTGTCACCAGCTTCTACTCCATGGCGTACTGGATGTATCAATCAGAAGAGCATTCAACATGGAGTGGTATCACCACTGACCACTCCCATTAGGGGTGTAACCCTTGCATCCCTGAGGGGTATTGCTTCTGCACCCCTCCACCAGTCCACTGCTATTCAGGAGGATCACTGGAGGAGCTCTGAACTCTCTCAAGTTTGCTCCAGGCTGACTGGGCTAAATCTCCAGGCTCCAGCTCCTAATGTTGCTAGAGGTCAGATCCAGGGAAGGTCCTTCTCAAGCTTGATATGTAGCAGGTACACCGGGGGATTTAGCTACAACGAAATGTaagtttttatcaaattttgtgaataCTTTAAGCGTACTTCCAAGTGGGATATGAAGCTACAATATTATAATGAGGCATGAATTATTGGGAACTATTATTGATATGGCATGCACCTGTAAGCCAAGCTACATGGTGAAGttaaaattgatgcagaggttcgaggctTGAGCCCTAATCACGTCTTTCAGATGGTGATGTTAAAGGTTGGTTCCATACGTAATTAATTATATCTAATTGATACAGGTCTGTAAAAACTCAAAcgtatacacacacatacatgtagtcaaaGAAGTTAGATTTTACTGTTTATAATCCTTTCCTTGGATGCTGAAGTTATGATAACCATTTCTCCCTGTCTGAAACTCTAAAATACTAGCTTTTGCACCTTTACAATATGAGGTATGATTCATTGAAATTTTTATGccacaatatttcaataatgtCATTTCATGTAACTGTAGCTACAGcaaaaatagattttattgAGAGGGAAATTATGTCCATTAGGTTGATTGGAATAAAGaagtaaaataaaacaacataatTGTTACTATGATTGAAATCAGATAAATTATCTTTATCAGATAAAGATTCATAAATTTGGAGTTATACATGTAAAGATTGTTCTATAAAGCAgtgatatttattcatattcacaggctacaatacatgtatgtattggaGATTttatcaacataaaaatattgctTGACTCCTCATGCAATATTCAAGAATTAGTGTAATTTGCTTTGTTGTAAAGGAGAGCAATACAATATTGCTTATCCATATCtcagaaaaaaagggagaagctTGTGTTTTATGTTTGGCAATAATATTCTTTTAGGGATATCTGTGTTGATGAAACATCATTGATGCTTTGGTCCTTTAAATCAGATTAGCTATGAAGGGTTTTGCCttactttgttttttctttactttctttctttctttccggCAGTATAAACCAGAAATTTGTGAAACCTCAAGTATTTAACCATCAACCCAATAGGACAGTGATACGATTCAGTAAAAACAAAGGCAAGAAGAAGACAGTTCATGCAGTGATTGATAGATTCTATAGACTTGACAAGTAGGtcaattttctttaatattgtCCATAGCTTGACAAGTTACCATCTGCTATTAAAAGCTTCTATAACACTGTAAAAGATGACaaattaaaggggggggggggagtggctGTAAAATCTCGGCTGTTGACTGCATGATTTCAATGGAAATTGGCATGCATGTTGCTTGTGACATAATTGCCGAgattgaattttgatttttaccCTATTTATACGtataataatttttcatgaaTGCAAAAAAGATTAGTGGTCAGATTagatcaatattaaaaaaattcttatcTAGTTGCGTTAAAAGATTTGGTTATTGGCAGAGGCATACGTTTCAACTACACATCGTTGAGAATCCATCTTGTTTGAAAAAGGTCAGTTAGAGAGCTGGAAGAGGGGATTTATATTGTTGCTTTACCGATGTTTATAAGGTTATTGTTagaaatatttatcattttgggttgaagaaaagagaaaaatctgtTATTATTTCAGTGGCCCGACCATGGAGTAGCGTGTATGCAA
The genomic region above belongs to Lytechinus pictus isolate F3 Inbred chromosome 12, Lp3.0, whole genome shotgun sequence and contains:
- the LOC129273485 gene encoding large ribosomal subunit protein bL35m-like isoform X2, whose protein sequence is MAASMRRIFVPQIQQKLLSPASTPWRTGCINQKSIQHGVVSPLTTPIRGVTLASLRGIASAPLHQSTAIQEDHWRSSELSQVCSRLTGLNLQAPAPNVARGQIQGRSFSSLICSRYTGGFSYNEIINQKFVKPQVFNHQPNRTVIRFSKNKGKKKTVHAVIDRFYRLDNGLWVRTQAGRAKKLWKKSPRRRHRLKQHIFCNKTQSKMLDRMVSGYWKKRRHYLDDPFEQYHDRHFDVIPPGSNVKEQ
- the LOC129273485 gene encoding large ribosomal subunit protein bL35m-like isoform X1, whose protein sequence is MAASMRRIFGKSLVPQIQQKLLSPASTPWRTGCINQKSIQHGVVSPLTTPIRGVTLASLRGIASAPLHQSTAIQEDHWRSSELSQVCSRLTGLNLQAPAPNVARGQIQGRSFSSLICSRYTGGFSYNEIINQKFVKPQVFNHQPNRTVIRFSKNKGKKKTVHAVIDRFYRLDNGLWVRTQAGRAKKLWKKSPRRRHRLKQHIFCNKTQSKMLDRMVSGYWKKRRHYLDDPFEQYHDRHFDVIPPGSNVKEQ